The Changchengzhania lutea genomic sequence GACCCAAAACTAAATATACTAAAAGCGGTGATTTTAATATTGCGTATCAAGTGGTAGGTCAAGGATCAATTGACATTTTATATATTCCTGGTTGGGTTTCAAACATTGATATGATGTGGTCCGAACCAAGGCTTGCTACCTTTTTAACTAGGCTTTCCTTATTCTCTAGACTGATTATTTTCGATAAAAGAGGCACAGGACTTTCAGATCGTTCAGATGAGTATTCCACTATGGATGAGCGAATGGACGATATCAATGCAGTATTGGATGCTACAAATTCAGAAAAAGCATTTTTATTTAGTCATTCAGAAGGAGGATCGGTTAGTCTTTTGTTTTCTTTAAAGTATCCTCAAATAACTTTAGGAGTAATTGGTTTCGGAATATTTGCAAAACGGAGGTATTCAAAAGATTACCCTTGGGCTCCTAAAGTTGAAGAACGTGAAGTTTCTAATAAATTAATTGAAGACAATTGGGCACATGGAAATCTTGATGGGCTTAGGTCTTTAGTTCCATCATTAGCGCATGATAATGGATTTATGGATTGGTTGGCTAGTTATTTACGCTCTGGCGCAAGCCCTAAAGCTGCATTAATTTTACATAAGCAGTGTGCACAAATCGATATAACTGATATTTTGGGCTCAATCAAAGTTCCAACGCTTCTTCTGTTTAGAAAAGATGACATAGAAATTCTTGTTGAAGAAGGTAGATATCTAGGAGAACGCATTCCTAATTCTAAACTTGTTGAATATCGCGGCAAAGATCATCTTTTCTGGACAGGTGACACTTATCCGATTTTAGCAGAAATAGAAGAATTTGTTACCGGAATTCGTCCAAACAAATCAGAATTTCAAAGTGCAAAGCAAAAAAGTAGCAAAACAGGAATAGATCTAGCAACTGTAATGTCTGAAAATTTCTTATATAATTTGAAAGTTGAAGAATTCGCCAAATTATGTGGCCGAAGTTTATCCGCGTTTAAAAGAGATTTTAAAAACACATTTAATACGACACCATCTAAATGGATAAAGTCTAAACGACTTGAGTATGCGAGAGCACTTCTTATAGAAAGTAATTTAAACATAAACCAAATCTGTTATGATTGCGGTTATATAAACGCATCACATTTTATAAAATCTTTTAAAGAAAAATATAACATTCCTCCTCAAAAATACAGATCTGATAACATTAGAACATAATTTGTTGTTTGGACGTTTTAGAATGTTTTTTGAACTTTTTTGAAAGCTCTATGTACTTGTTTTTAGTGAACTTTACAGTATTCATTTAAACAAATACTACATTATGAAAACTAGATTAGCACTTATATTAATTTTGATTTTAGGATTAGCACTTACTAGCTGTAAAGCACAAGTTGACCTAATCAATGACGAATTTCCTGAAGCGAAGCAAGAAGTTATGGAAACTTTTGGAGCAATTGCACAAAGCATTAAAGATGGCGATTTAGATAAACTAATTTCATTTCATGCCTACAGTCCAAAGTTTACAGAATTTAAAAACGGAGCACCACGAAATGGTGGTGAAGCTAACGAAGTTCACGAACGCAATGTTTTTGGTTCGGTAACCGAAGTTGTGAAATTTGATGCTAAAGATTTACAAATAGCTGTATATGGTGATGTTGCCAACCTAACTTTTCACTCAGATTTTCATTTAAAATTTGGTGAAGATTTAATAATCGTAAATGATCAAATTACTTTATTGTTTGTAAAAACTAAAGATGGTTGGAAAATGGTACATGAACACCATTCGCCTCTTCAGAAATAAAAAAACAAGTATTCAATTTTTTTAGACCTCCATATAAAAGCTAGAGTTGCTTTAAGTAGACTCTAGCATTTATAGCATAAGTTTAAAAATTTACAAAATATAAATATTGAAAGTAATGGGCGAAATAATTAAAACTCTAGCAGTCGTTTTTTTAGCAAACTTAATGGCTTGTAACAATAACCAAAATCCCAAGCTAAATCCTGAGTCTAATTCAACTGGAATTATTTCGTTTAAAAATATTGAGTTTAAATCTCAAGGAGCAATGCTTAGAGGAAGGCTATATTTACCTGAAAACAATTTGAAAAAAAACCCTTTTGGGAACTTTTAATACCTGCACTATTGTAATAAATATTGATTAAAAACTTTGTATTTATGAACTAAAACAAAAAAAGCATGAAACAAATCCTCACAACAACAATCGCAATAATTGCTTTGGCAGTTACAACTTTTGCACAAACCGGCTCCATTGACACCACCTTTGACCCGGGTACAGGAACGAACAGTTCTGTCTATACCTCTTCCATTCAAAGCGATGGAAAAATAATTATTGGAGGTTTTTTCGTTACTTACAATGGAACTGCGAGCAATCGGATTGCCCGCCTGAATGTTGACGGAACGCTGGATGCCAACTTTAACCTGGGAACAGGAGCGAACTCTTTTGTCTTGACAAATTCCATTCAAAACGATGGAAAAATTATTATTGGAGGCCTTTTCACTTCTTACAATGGAACTGCGATAAATCGGATTGCCCGCCTGAATGCTGACGGAACCCTTGACGGCTCTTTTGCCCCGGGAACAGGAGCGAACAATACTGTCGAAACTAGTTCCCTTCAAAGCGATGGGAAAATTATTATTGGAGGCGATTTTACTTCTTACAATGGAACTGCGATAAATCGGATTGCCCGCCTGAATGCTGACGGAACCCTTGACGGCTCTTTTGCCCCGGGAACAGGAGTGGACGATACTGTCAGGGCTTTTTCAATTCAAGGCGATGGGAAAATTATTATTGGAGGCGATTTTACTACTTACAATGGAACTGCTAGAAATCGGATTGCCCGCTTGAATGCTGACGGAACCCTTGACGGCTCTTTTAACCCGGGAACAGGAGCGGACAGTTTTCTCTGGGCTACTTCCCTTCAAAGCGATGGGAAAATTATTATTGGAGGCTTTTTCACTACCTACAATGGCACTGCGATAAATCAGATTGCCCGCCTGAATGTTGACGGAACGCTGGATACGACTTTTAACCCGGGAACAGGAACGGACTTCGAGGTCCAAACTATTTCCCTTCAAAGCGATGGGAAAATTTTTATTGGAGGTGCTTTCACTACTTACAATGGAACTACGAGAAATCGGATTGCCCGCCTGAATGTTGACGGAACCCTTGACGGATCATTTAATCCGGGAACGGGAACGAACAATAATGTCTTGACTATTTCTATTCAAAGCGATGGAAATATTATTATTGGAGGCAGTTTCAATTTTTACAATGGAACGGGAAGAAACATGATAGCGAGAATTTTAGGGGGATCGACAATGGGGTTAACATTAATTGGCAATTCCACGAGCATTACGGTTTATCCAAATCCTTTTTCCCTACAGACAACTTTACAGTCAGACCGTTTTTTAAAGAATGTGACTATGACAGTTTACAATATACAAGGACAGGTGGTAAAAGAAATTAAAAACATTTCGGGGCAGACAGTTACTTTATTCCGTGACAATCTTCCAAGCGGACTGTACTTCATTCAGATGACAGAAGCAAATAAGATCATCACGGCAGCCAAATTAGTAATTACGGACTGACACGAATGGCTAACAACGGTAATCGTTGCACAACCATAAGCATTCCTGCTCCACTTTTCACTCTTTTTTGGGTGAATTTCAGATACTTTTTCAGGTTATAAGCAATGGCGGATAGATGCATTACTTTGTTTGCCTGTTTTATTCCCAATGTATTTATTTTTCGAAGCCCCAGAAACTGGGTGAGCGTTCTGCTTATCGTGGAATGCCAGGGTAGTTCCTCATCAATATCATAGCCTAAAAAGTATAAGATATCTAGGCATAAACTACAATGACTTATTAAATCTCTATCACTAATAATATTCTCCAAATAACCCACCAAACAGAGTTTAAAGAAAACAACTGAGTCAATACTTTTTTGACCACTTTCCCCGTAATACGGTCTGGTCAGACCATAAAGGAAATCCAATTCTAGAACCGCTTTTAAGCGTCTGTAAAAATTGTGCTTTGGAATCCGCTCGCTCAGTTGAAATTGCGAACAATTTTTCTTGGTAATCTTTCTTGCCTTGCATAACTAAAGTTAAGAAATAAC encodes the following:
- a CDS encoding alpha/beta fold hydrolase is translated as MRPKTKYTKSGDFNIAYQVVGQGSIDILYIPGWVSNIDMMWSEPRLATFLTRLSLFSRLIIFDKRGTGLSDRSDEYSTMDERMDDINAVLDATNSEKAFLFSHSEGGSVSLLFSLKYPQITLGVIGFGIFAKRRYSKDYPWAPKVEEREVSNKLIEDNWAHGNLDGLRSLVPSLAHDNGFMDWLASYLRSGASPKAALILHKQCAQIDITDILGSIKVPTLLLFRKDDIEILVEEGRYLGERIPNSKLVEYRGKDHLFWTGDTYPILAEIEEFVTGIRPNKSEFQSAKQKSSKTGIDLATVMSENFLYNLKVEEFAKLCGRSLSAFKRDFKNTFNTTPSKWIKSKRLEYARALLIESNLNINQICYDCGYINASHFIKSFKEKYNIPPQKYRSDNIRT
- a CDS encoding nuclear transport factor 2 family protein, whose product is MKTRLALILILILGLALTSCKAQVDLINDEFPEAKQEVMETFGAIAQSIKDGDLDKLISFHAYSPKFTEFKNGAPRNGGEANEVHERNVFGSVTEVVKFDAKDLQIAVYGDVANLTFHSDFHLKFGEDLIIVNDQITLLFVKTKDGWKMVHEHHSPLQK
- a CDS encoding T9SS type A sorting domain-containing protein; the protein is MKQILTTTIAIIALAVTTFAQTGSIDTTFDPGTGTNSSVYTSSIQSDGKIIIGGFFVTYNGTASNRIARLNVDGTLDANFNLGTGANSFVLTNSIQNDGKIIIGGLFTSYNGTAINRIARLNADGTLDGSFAPGTGANNTVETSSLQSDGKIIIGGDFTSYNGTAINRIARLNADGTLDGSFAPGTGVDDTVRAFSIQGDGKIIIGGDFTTYNGTARNRIARLNADGTLDGSFNPGTGADSFLWATSLQSDGKIIIGGFFTTYNGTAINQIARLNVDGTLDTTFNPGTGTDFEVQTISLQSDGKIFIGGAFTTYNGTTRNRIARLNVDGTLDGSFNPGTGTNNNVLTISIQSDGNIIIGGSFNFYNGTGRNMIARILGGSTMGLTLIGNSTSITVYPNPFSLQTTLQSDRFLKNVTMTVYNIQGQVVKEIKNISGQTVTLFRDNLPSGLYFIQMTEANKIITAAKLVITD